A genomic segment from Desulfonatronum lacustre DSM 10312 encodes:
- the pgl gene encoding 6-phosphogluconolactonase, translating into MISRDTIHDFPNVEAAYAHAARRIATALRVPGSQRITIALSGGRSPIKLFELLRSGSEGLSKDIPWERVVVCWVDERFVPMDHPESNFGLARKWLLSSLPIPEEQIFPMPTDRPSPEQSAQDYEQTLRGLFASEVESAAANFPRFDLVLLGMGPDGHVASLFPGKPALDERKRWVTHVPEPGMEPNIPRITLTLPVLNHARSTVALVTGSKKQPAFQEALTNPRSALPAALLAPQGDMAWVTCFTD; encoded by the coding sequence ATGATTTCCCGAGACACGATCCATGATTTCCCGAACGTCGAAGCAGCCTACGCCCATGCGGCCCGGCGCATCGCCACCGCGCTACGCGTGCCCGGCTCACAACGGATCACCATTGCTTTGAGCGGAGGGCGCTCGCCCATCAAGCTCTTCGAATTGCTCCGCTCCGGCTCCGAGGGCCTTTCCAAAGACATTCCCTGGGAGCGGGTGGTCGTCTGCTGGGTGGACGAGCGGTTTGTCCCCATGGATCACCCGGAGAGCAACTTTGGTTTGGCCCGGAAATGGCTGCTGTCCAGCCTGCCCATTCCCGAGGAGCAAATTTTCCCCATGCCCACGGACCGCCCCTCGCCGGAACAATCGGCCCAGGACTATGAACAGACCCTGCGTGGACTGTTCGCCTCGGAGGTGGAGTCAGCCGCCGCGAACTTCCCCCGCTTCGACCTCGTGCTCCTGGGCATGGGCCCGGACGGCCACGTGGCCTCCCTGTTTCCGGGCAAACCGGCCCTGGACGAGCGCAAGCGCTGGGTCACCCACGTGCCCGAGCCGGGCATGGAGCCGAACATCCCGCGCATCACCCTGACCCTGCCCGTGCTCAACCACGCCCGCTCCACCGTGGCCCTGGTCACCGGGAGCAAAAAACAGCCCGCGTTTCAGGAAGCCCTGACCAACCCCCGAAGCGCCCTCCCCGCGGCCCTGCTCGCCCCCCAGGGGGACATGGCCTGGGTGACCTGCTTCACGGACTGA